A single window of Paenibacillus sp. FSL H8-0537 DNA harbors:
- a CDS encoding MFS transporter has protein sequence MSRERTNRSLAGDAMGQFGLNISTGLVGLMMYYYTDVVGVSAAIVGTIMMLTKILDALADVGMGVLVDRTKSKHGQAKPWLLWMTLPMFASIFLLFSMPDLSSGSKITYAVLTNLLFFICVYTPTSIPYNSLMALTTRNQQERGLMGIYRAGFGYLAGMAVAIGFIPIVNAMGGGKQQWTLLASIYGLIAAAGIYIAFRSTKEKYNTNQLRELGEIKKSYSLWTGLKLLVTNKYWVIVVAVGLLSNILFALSTTSGMYFAKYIWGNVNLVSIMGAIGFIPVVVIFLGSGPVMKRIGKRNTAIVGLVIGIAGSLLRLLDVENVSLGLIGSIMQSFGMIPLMIVLTPLLTDTIEYGEWKYGQRIVGLTNSVSSFGQKIGTAIGTALIGWMLAWGNYKEGAAEQGHAALQMIIGFNIYIPMIAYILIAILLSKFSLEKQYVQILNDLENRKIHKP, from the coding sequence GTGTCAAGAGAACGCACGAACCGTAGTCTAGCAGGAGATGCAATGGGGCAATTTGGCTTGAACATCAGCACGGGGCTTGTAGGTTTGATGATGTATTACTATACGGATGTTGTAGGGGTTTCGGCTGCTATCGTCGGAACGATTATGATGCTGACCAAGATATTAGATGCGTTAGCCGATGTTGGAATGGGCGTATTGGTTGATCGAACAAAGTCAAAGCATGGCCAGGCGAAGCCATGGCTGCTGTGGATGACCTTGCCGATGTTTGCTTCTATCTTTTTGCTCTTCAGCATGCCCGATTTGAGCTCGGGGTCCAAAATAACTTACGCGGTGCTTACGAATCTGCTCTTTTTTATTTGTGTCTATACCCCTACTTCTATTCCATACAACAGCCTTATGGCGTTAACGACACGCAATCAGCAAGAACGGGGATTAATGGGAATTTACAGGGCAGGCTTTGGATATTTGGCCGGTATGGCTGTCGCTATTGGTTTTATCCCGATTGTAAATGCAATGGGCGGAGGAAAGCAGCAATGGACGCTTCTTGCCTCTATTTATGGGCTCATTGCAGCCGCAGGCATATACATCGCCTTCCGTTCAACAAAAGAAAAATATAATACCAACCAGCTTAGAGAGCTAGGAGAAATCAAGAAATCATATTCGCTCTGGACGGGGCTTAAGCTGCTTGTGACTAATAAGTACTGGGTAATCGTCGTAGCTGTAGGATTACTTTCTAACATTTTGTTCGCCTTGTCCACAACATCGGGTATGTACTTTGCCAAATACATTTGGGGCAATGTGAATCTCGTAAGCATTATGGGTGCGATCGGATTCATCCCGGTTGTTGTCATTTTCTTAGGTTCAGGGCCAGTCATGAAACGAATCGGCAAGAGAAATACGGCAATAGTCGGACTTGTTATTGGAATAGCGGGATCACTGCTTCGTTTGCTAGACGTAGAAAACGTGTCTCTGGGGCTGATCGGCTCCATCATGCAATCCTTCGGTATGATTCCGCTCATGATTGTGCTGACGCCGCTGCTTACTGATACGATTGAGTATGGGGAGTGGAAGTACGGACAGCGAATTGTAGGACTGACTAACAGCGTCAGCAGCTTTGGACAGAAGATCGGTACAGCTATCGGCACCGCGTTGATCGGCTGGATGCTGGCATGGGGAAATTACAAGGAAGGAGCAGCGGAACAAGGTCATGCGGCTCTGCAGATGATTATCGGCTTTAATATTTATATTCCTATGATTGCTTATATTCTTATTGCGATTCTGCTGTCCAAATTCTCTTTAGAGAAGCAATATGTCCAGATCTTAAACGATTTGGAGAATAGAAAAATCCATAAACCGTAA